The Paenibacillus dendritiformis region TGCGAACGGCGATGCCACCGGCTATGAGATTGTGCGCGCCTTGGCGGATCGTGTCCAGCAGCTGGAGCAGGTCACGATCTGGGACGATCATTTCGTTATCGATCTCGTTACCGATGACGGCGAATGCTGCGGCGCGATTGTCCAGCGGGCGGATGGCAAGCGCGTCTTCGTCAGCGGCAAGGCTACGGTCATCTGCTCCGGCGGAACCGGGCAGCTGTACCGCTATACGACGAACCCGGAGGTCGCCACGGGCGACGGCATCGCTATGGCGTATCGCGCGGGGGCTTATATTCAGGATATGGAGTTCATTCAATTCCATCCGACCGTGCTCAGCTACCCGGGGGCGCCGCGCTTCCTCATCTCGGAGGCGGTGCGGGGAGAAGGGGCCTGCCTGCGCAATATCCGGGGAGAGCGCTTCATGGAGAAATATCATCCCCAACTGGAGCTTGCTCCCCGCGACGTGGTAGCCCGGGCGATCCTCAGCGAGATGGAAGCGACCAAGTCAACCTTCGTCTACCTGGATATTACGCATGAGACGGAGGCCATGGTTAAGCATCGCTTCCCGACGATATACGACACCTGCTTGCAATACGGTCTTGATCTGACCAGCGACTGGATCCCGGTGTCGCCGGCTGCTCATTACATGATGGGCGGGATCAAGACGGATTTGTGGGGAGAGACCAATATCCGCCGTCTGTTCGCCTGCGGCGAAGTGTCTTCGACCGGCGTGCACGGCGCGAATCGTCTGGCCAGCAACTCATTATCGGAAGCGATCGTGTACGGCAAGCGGATCGTGGATCGGATTGCGGGACTTGAACCGCGGGCGGAGGCTTGTCCGCATGCCGCGTATCAGCGCGAACATCATGAGCCATGCATCCAGCCGATGGTGGAGCGCCGGCTGAAGCTGCAGAAGGTGATGGTCCGTTATGTCGGGCTGCGCCGCCATGCGGACGGCCTGATGAAGGGCTTAGGCGAGTTGAAGCGCCAGGCGGCCGTATTCGATATGCGGCTGTCGAAGCGGGAGGAGTATGAATTCGCCAATATGCTGGTCTGCGCCATGCTGGTCGCCGAGTCCGCCTTGTGGCGGGAAGAGAGCCGCGGCGCTCATGCACGGGAAGATTTCCCCGAGCGGGATGACGAGACATGGTGCAAGCATACCCTGCTGCATCGTGAATATGGAATTACGGAGGAGCGAGTGAGCATTGTGTAGCTTGGAACGATTGGCTCTGCGCCGACAGTTGGAAGCGTGGTTGCAAGAAGATATAGGAACGGGCGACGTCACGACAGCCTACACCATTCCGGCCGGACACCAGTCCCGCGGCATCATTCATGCGAAGGAAGACGGCATGATTGCAGGACTTCCGGTAGCCGAAGCTGTATTCGAGATTGTGGATCCCTCGCTGCGGTTCACGGCTCAGGTCGAAGACGGAGCCGTTGTTGCCCGCGGCACCGTCCTGGCGGAAGTGGAAGGCAGCACGCACAGTATTTTGTGCGGGGAACGGCTCGCCTTGAACCTGCTGCAGCGCCTGTCCGGGATTGCGACGAAGACGAACAAGTTCGTTCAAGCCATTGAGGGACTGAATACGAAGCTGGTCGATACCCGCAAGACGACCCCGGGCCACCGCGCACTGGAAAAATATGCGGTTCGTGTCGGCGGGGGGAGCAATCACCGCTTCGGCCTGTATGATGCCGTCATGATCAAGGACAACCACATCAAGGGCGCCGGCGGGATCGAGGCGGCGGTAAGCCGGGCACGCGCCAACATTCCGTATACGATGAACATTGAGGTCGAAGCCGAATCGATCGAGCAAGTGAAGGAAGCGCTGCAGGCGGGGGCGGACATTATTATGCTGGACAATATGGATACGGCACGGATGCGCGAGGCGGTCGGCCTCATCCGGGAAGCCGCACCGCATATCCTCATCGAAGCGTCGGGAGGCGTCACTCTGGATACGATTCGG contains the following coding sequences:
- the nadB gene encoding L-aspartate oxidase, which produces MANWIPRYLIDFALEDLEHVQTDVIVIGAGIAGLYTAIQASREQRVLMITKKSLFDSNTRYAQGGIAAVFADDDSPAYHRQDTLIAGAGLCVPEAVDVLVHEGPAGVQELMRMGASFDEENGAIALTREGAHSHRRILHANGDATGYEIVRALADRVQQLEQVTIWDDHFVIDLVTDDGECCGAIVQRADGKRVFVSGKATVICSGGTGQLYRYTTNPEVATGDGIAMAYRAGAYIQDMEFIQFHPTVLSYPGAPRFLISEAVRGEGACLRNIRGERFMEKYHPQLELAPRDVVARAILSEMEATKSTFVYLDITHETEAMVKHRFPTIYDTCLQYGLDLTSDWIPVSPAAHYMMGGIKTDLWGETNIRRLFACGEVSSTGVHGANRLASNSLSEAIVYGKRIVDRIAGLEPRAEACPHAAYQREHHEPCIQPMVERRLKLQKVMVRYVGLRRHADGLMKGLGELKRQAAVFDMRLSKREEYEFANMLVCAMLVAESALWREESRGAHAREDFPERDDETWCKHTLLHREYGITEERVSIV
- the nadC gene encoding carboxylating nicotinate-nucleotide diphosphorylase, whose product is MERLALRRQLEAWLQEDIGTGDVTTAYTIPAGHQSRGIIHAKEDGMIAGLPVAEAVFEIVDPSLRFTAQVEDGAVVARGTVLAEVEGSTHSILCGERLALNLLQRLSGIATKTNKFVQAIEGLNTKLVDTRKTTPGHRALEKYAVRVGGGSNHRFGLYDAVMIKDNHIKGAGGIEAAVSRARANIPYTMNIEVEAESIEQVKEALQAGADIIMLDNMDTARMREAVGLIREAAPHILIEASGGVTLDTIRDKALTGVDVVSVGALTYSFHALDISLDLNEKKEG